The following nucleotide sequence is from Salvia miltiorrhiza cultivar Shanhuang (shh) chromosome 7, IMPLAD_Smil_shh, whole genome shotgun sequence.
GGATGTCGGCCAAAGCCTCGGAAGCAAGCGAAACGGTGCCGTCTCGTCTCCCCGTTAGCACTTCCCACATCGATTTATTGAACTGTGATCACAAGTAGTAATTAATGAGATAGTGTAAATATATAGTATTTGGAGCTCTAAAtttaaagagtttgagaataaAACTTATTACTTTGTTAACCATACAAGAAAATTCAGTCccaattgtaaaaaaaaatattcaaaatgtCTCAAGTGTATGCAAACTTACTTGAAAAGAAACCGAATCTCGAGCAGCTAGAGTTACAATATCAGCGCACGATACTTTCCCGGGGCAAATTTGCTCCAGCTGAGTCTTGATTTCGTCAATAACTTCAAATCCCGCCAACGATCTATTCGGGATTGCATCTTTTTCTGCTGTGTTATTCGTAGTCGAGTCTATCAAAATCGAGGCATCACAGCCCTATTGAAAAAAAaacccttatatatataaatcaatcAAGGAAAATCTCTAGAAAGTCTCACCCTAACAAAGCAGTCATGGAAATGCATCCTAAGGATTTTAGAAGGCAATGCAGCATTGCTTGCTGCATTTTCCCAAGTTATGTTTCGCACGATTTTCTCTGCCTGAGGACAGCTCGTACGATAAAAGTTCTTCCTTAAATCCCCACAATTGCATAACTCCAATgtcaaaaaacaaaacaagaacgCTGTGtatgaaattttgaaattttccaTTTTTGTAGTAGTATTTTTGTACGTGGGTACACATTTTTTTAATCAAGAGCTAGGCcgtttatataaaaaaaa
It contains:
- the LOC130991628 gene encoding peroxidase 24-like, which codes for MENFKISYTAFLFCFLTLELCNCGDLRKNFYRTSCPQAEKIVRNITWENAASNAALPSKILRMHFHDCFVRGCDASILIDSTTNNTAEKDAIPNRSLAGFEVIDEIKTQLEQICPGKVSCADIVTLAARDSVSFQFNKSMWEVLTGRRDGTVSLASEALADIPSPFLNFTTLKQSFATKNLTVKDLVVLSGAHTIGVAHCNLFSNRLYNFTGKGDADPSLNATYAATLRSQCRSLSDNTTTVEMDPGSSLAFDNGYFSTLLQNQGLFQSDAALLTSNLANGIVNEMLISGKFLTEFSQSMKRMGAVGVLTGNEGEIRKKCSVVN